The following coding sequences lie in one Arthrobacter sp. SLBN-122 genomic window:
- a CDS encoding sugar ABC transporter ATP-binding protein, with the protein MTTTPSHQPLLQLESVTKRFGATLALNNVHFDLRAGEVHALMGENGAGKSTLMKILAGNVTRDSGRILMGGGEIDIRSPYEAVSHGIAIIHQELNTVPAMTVAENLALGREPSTKFGALDRRAMIAQAREKLARVGARIDPRTELGQLSVGMQQMVEIARAVSENAKILVLDEPTAALSRSETLHLFAIINELREAGVGLVYISHRMEEVWELADRVTVFRDGTYVGTREKAEISPPDVVRMMVGRNLEDLYHHDRHSPGDVMLDVKELTDGAGIGPLSFQVRSGEVVALSGLIGAGRTETARMIFGADRPRGGTVTVQGKTAIASSPAQAIAHGIAMVPEDRKDQALFVSHTVEDNIAISSLGGHVNAGVLQRTKIRNAVKRQMERLHLRQNALRLPVSALSGGNQQKAVLARWLMRESNVLILDEPTRGVDIGAKSEIYEVINDLAKAGKAILVISSDLPEAIGISDRLLIMRSGRIVHELNSRTANEEDVMFHATGTAAQTNGEFQ; encoded by the coding sequence ATGACTACAACACCTTCCCACCAGCCGCTGTTGCAGCTGGAAAGCGTCACGAAGCGCTTCGGCGCTACCCTCGCGCTCAACAACGTCCACTTCGATCTGCGTGCCGGTGAGGTTCATGCCCTGATGGGTGAGAACGGGGCGGGCAAATCAACACTGATGAAGATTTTGGCCGGAAACGTGACCCGCGATTCCGGACGCATCCTGATGGGCGGCGGCGAAATCGACATCCGCTCCCCATACGAGGCCGTTTCCCACGGCATAGCCATCATCCATCAGGAGCTGAACACGGTACCGGCGATGACGGTTGCCGAGAACCTGGCCCTCGGACGTGAGCCATCCACCAAATTCGGGGCGCTCGATCGCCGCGCCATGATCGCCCAAGCCCGTGAAAAGCTGGCAAGGGTCGGTGCACGGATCGACCCGCGGACCGAGCTCGGCCAGCTCAGCGTGGGCATGCAACAGATGGTGGAGATTGCCCGGGCAGTCAGTGAAAACGCCAAGATCCTGGTACTCGATGAACCAACGGCTGCCCTCTCTCGGAGCGAAACACTGCACCTTTTCGCCATCATCAACGAATTGCGCGAGGCAGGTGTCGGTCTCGTGTATATCTCGCACCGTATGGAAGAGGTCTGGGAACTTGCTGATCGGGTCACCGTCTTCCGCGACGGGACGTACGTCGGAACCCGCGAAAAGGCCGAAATCAGCCCTCCCGATGTCGTGCGGATGATGGTGGGACGCAACCTTGAGGACCTATACCACCATGACCGGCATAGCCCTGGCGATGTCATGTTGGATGTCAAGGAACTCACCGACGGAGCCGGCATCGGGCCGCTCAGCTTTCAGGTCCGCTCGGGCGAGGTTGTCGCCCTTTCCGGACTCATCGGAGCCGGCCGTACGGAAACGGCCCGGATGATCTTTGGCGCAGACCGGCCCCGCGGTGGCACCGTCACAGTGCAAGGCAAGACGGCCATTGCCTCCAGCCCCGCCCAGGCGATCGCCCATGGAATCGCCATGGTCCCCGAAGACCGCAAAGACCAGGCCCTGTTCGTGTCCCACACCGTCGAGGACAACATCGCCATCAGTTCCCTCGGCGGCCACGTGAACGCCGGAGTGCTCCAACGCACGAAAATCCGGAATGCCGTGAAAAGGCAGATGGAACGCCTGCACCTCCGGCAGAACGCCCTGCGCCTGCCGGTCAGCGCGCTTTCTGGCGGCAACCAGCAAAAGGCGGTCCTGGCCCGGTGGCTGATGCGCGAATCCAACGTGCTGATCCTCGACGAACCCACAAGGGGCGTGGATATCGGCGCGAAAAGCGAGATCTATGAAGTCATCAATGACCTCGCCAAGGCAGGGAAGGCCATTCTGGTCATCTCTTCAGACCTGCCCGAAGCAATAGGCATCAGCGACCGGCTCCTCATAATGCGGTCCGGGCGGATCGTCCACGAACTCAACTCACGCACCGCCAACGAAGAGGACGTCATGTTCCACGCCACCGGTACCGCAGCACAGACAAACGGAGAATTCCAATGA
- a CDS encoding ABC transporter substrate-binding protein — MNQFFKKSAVFTAAATMATLSLTSCSSGDSQPGASKPTKIEKIGLMVQDMSNPFFSAMDKGAKEAAAKIGATANTQDAQLDLANQNTQIDTFIQQGVNLIVISAVDEDGIQPAIERAKQAGIIVIAVDTPAKSADAVVMTDAVQAGEKSCQYLFEQMGGKGNVLLVDGTPLQTIRDRITGCNNVVKKFPDIKVVGQQASKNDRASGLAVTTDMLTATPDVQGVFGMNDPSALGAVLAVQQASKNGTVKVTGVDGSPEAVAELKQPGSPFIGTATQNPAEMVRKAVEVAQNIIDNKPPAETTILIPSELVTRENVNQYKGW, encoded by the coding sequence ATGAACCAGTTCTTCAAGAAGTCGGCAGTTTTCACAGCCGCTGCAACAATGGCCACGCTCAGCCTGACGTCCTGCAGCTCCGGGGACAGCCAGCCCGGCGCCAGCAAGCCGACAAAGATCGAGAAAATCGGCCTCATGGTCCAGGACATGTCTAACCCGTTTTTTTCGGCCATGGACAAGGGCGCCAAGGAAGCTGCCGCGAAGATCGGTGCCACCGCCAACACCCAGGACGCCCAACTTGACCTGGCCAATCAGAATACACAGATTGACACCTTCATCCAGCAGGGCGTGAACCTGATCGTCATCAGCGCGGTGGACGAGGACGGGATCCAGCCGGCAATTGAGCGGGCAAAGCAGGCGGGCATAATTGTCATCGCCGTGGACACTCCGGCCAAGAGCGCCGACGCCGTCGTAATGACAGACGCAGTACAGGCCGGCGAAAAATCCTGCCAGTACCTGTTCGAGCAGATGGGAGGGAAGGGCAATGTTCTCCTGGTGGACGGAACCCCGCTCCAGACCATCCGGGACCGCATCACCGGCTGCAACAACGTTGTCAAGAAGTTCCCTGACATCAAAGTGGTCGGGCAACAGGCTTCCAAGAACGACCGTGCTTCCGGCCTCGCTGTAACCACAGACATGCTCACCGCAACCCCGGATGTACAAGGGGTTTTCGGCATGAATGACCCGTCGGCTTTGGGCGCAGTTTTGGCAGTTCAGCAGGCCAGCAAGAACGGCACGGTGAAAGTCACTGGCGTTGACGGCAGCCCGGAAGCAGTGGCCGAACTCAAGCAGCCGGGATCGCCCTTCATCGGAACCGCGACACAGAACCCTGCGGAGATGGTCCGCAAGGCCGTCGAGGTTGCCCAGAACATCATCGACAACAAGCCCCCGGCGGAAACCACCATTCTGATCCCCAGTGAGCTCGTGACGCGGGAGAACGTCAACCAGTACAAAGGCTGGTAG
- a CDS encoding LacI family DNA-binding transcriptional regulator, with amino-acid sequence MAKKPTLRDLSEVTGLSSYTVSRALSNGADVSDASRKLVLKAARELGYVPNRAAQELRKKSRSSIAVITASTSNYYYLDLMKGIQRVLRGSGRNAVVADIAAEGVYTAQVEDAIVQDLIQSRTAGIITTLTLSMENIKLLESWDIPVVFVDSAPPEEATQVPSILTDNYAASMKAGAHLAQHGHMDWLFVAYPGRWSTRAERERGLRESATKHGAALHVLETENDSDSAHKALSGYLDAPGQTLPAAIIAGNNPLLHGVLTVLQQREIAVPAQVALIAFDEFAWAPLLAPPLTVVDEDSESIGVLAAETLTRILDGQLDAERRGEPPVPDYRPEDRREVNADLIVRQSCGC; translated from the coding sequence ATGGCGAAGAAGCCCACGTTGCGGGACTTGAGTGAAGTCACAGGCCTCTCTTCCTACACGGTTTCGCGAGCCCTGAGCAACGGTGCCGATGTCTCGGATGCGAGCCGGAAACTTGTGTTGAAGGCGGCCCGGGAGCTGGGTTACGTCCCTAACCGCGCCGCGCAGGAACTCCGCAAGAAATCGCGCAGTTCGATCGCGGTCATCACGGCGAGCACTTCGAACTACTACTATCTGGACCTCATGAAGGGCATTCAGCGGGTCCTGAGGGGTTCTGGCCGGAATGCCGTCGTGGCGGACATCGCCGCCGAAGGCGTCTACACCGCCCAGGTCGAAGATGCCATCGTTCAGGATCTGATCCAGTCACGCACCGCGGGCATAATCACCACCCTCACGCTGAGTATGGAGAACATTAAGCTCCTGGAAAGCTGGGACATCCCGGTGGTTTTCGTTGACTCAGCGCCGCCGGAAGAGGCCACACAAGTCCCGAGCATTCTCACGGACAACTATGCGGCGAGTATGAAGGCCGGAGCCCACTTGGCCCAACACGGGCATATGGATTGGCTCTTTGTGGCCTATCCGGGTCGCTGGTCCACGCGGGCCGAACGGGAGCGCGGCCTCAGAGAGTCGGCGACCAAGCATGGGGCCGCCCTGCACGTCCTGGAGACGGAAAACGACTCCGATTCGGCGCATAAGGCGTTGTCCGGCTATCTGGATGCCCCCGGCCAGACCCTGCCAGCGGCGATTATAGCGGGTAACAACCCCCTGCTGCACGGTGTCCTCACCGTACTCCAGCAACGTGAAATTGCTGTTCCCGCCCAGGTGGCACTCATAGCTTTCGACGAGTTTGCCTGGGCGCCGCTGCTGGCTCCGCCGCTGACAGTGGTAGATGAGGACAGCGAATCGATCGGGGTGCTGGCCGCCGAGACGCTAACCCGAATTCTCGATGGGCAGCTGGACGCTGAACGGCGGGGCGAACCTCCAGTGCCGGACTACCGTCCCGAGGACCGCCGGGAGGTGAACGCGGACTTAATCGTGCGACAGTCTTGCGGGTGCTGA
- a CDS encoding recombinase family protein, with translation MPVHGRRAECAREHAGPERKRGQPERQVLDWAFTDESSGTETDRPQLTERLRFARAENTVVLHTMDCLARNLDGLGTLAEGLRRKACL, from the coding sequence GTGCCGGTGCATGGACGGCGCGCTGAGTGTGCACGTGAGCACGCTGGACCAGAGAGGAAAAGGGGCCAGCCCGAACGCCAGGTTCTGGACTGGGCCTTCACGGACGAGTCCTCCGGCACGGAAACCGACAGGCCACAACTGACGGAACGGCTGCGGTTCGCCCGCGCTGAGAACACCGTCGTACTCCACACCATGGACTGCCTCGCCCGCAACCTCGATGGCTTAGGTACTCTCGCTGAGGGCCTGAGACGCAAGGCGTGCTTGTGA
- a CDS encoding GH32 C-terminal domain-containing protein, with amino-acid sequence MRITRTRKRWATVMAVVLAASALTMAHAPAHASDPDPATQQYRPYLHYTPQKNWMNDPNGLVYHKGVYHMYYQYNPTGTTWGNMSWGHATSTDLLHWQEKPVAIPQTLNSSGQSVEDIFSGSVVVDAQNTSGFGTLQNPPLVAVYTSNFTGGHPTFPGKQAQSLAYSTDDGQTWTKYTGNPVLNRNTSDFRDPKVFWYQGPAGSYWVMSAVEANEHRVLFYKSNDLKNWDYLDDFKPANATGGQWECPDLFPLAVDGDPNNIKWVLVVNINPGAVAGGSGGQYFVGSFNGTTFTSETTDAADVPPPGTPVAGFNAGSYSGWNVQNDPSNASAPWGSSPATGTLAGQQEVTGFIGAGLVNGFHAGDSPVGAMESATFTVPKDYINFLTGGGNHPQKPGEQSGNQAPPGYLLFDGFDYPGTLTNAGWQLTGDFEAARNPSTAGGEFAIGKRINTFEGGAKADNNVGTITSPEFYLTNNNIAFLLGGGNRPDGQLQVELLVNGVPVRTTTGTNSGDLNWKNWDVSQYFGQVARIRIVDNATGPWGHLTLDNMVLGSEPAKPRSSETTVNLVVNGQTVRTATGSDSEHLDWKSWDVSEFQGSQAAIRIVDNNRGDWGHILADEFVASDITRQEQHDWLDWGRDYYATVSFNNAPDGKRIMLGWMNNWDYGQATPTTTWRGTMALPREVLLTQTPQGPRLTQKVVAQANTLKNTAAAYATTQAQDIQPGTSSLPISGDVVQIDAEFSPGTASSFGLKVLGNGTEATRIGYKSESGRVFIDRTNSGNEGFHPAFASVDDVPVQLINDRLLLRLFIDRASVEVFAQNGLATLTDQVFPAAGADDLSVFSEGGTARLENLTVTPLNKAMW; translated from the coding sequence ATGAGGATCACTCGTACAAGGAAGCGGTGGGCCACAGTGATGGCAGTGGTGTTGGCTGCCTCGGCCCTCACCATGGCGCACGCCCCCGCCCACGCCAGCGACCCGGACCCGGCCACCCAGCAATACCGGCCATACCTGCATTACACGCCCCAAAAGAACTGGATGAACGACCCCAACGGGCTCGTTTACCACAAAGGCGTTTATCACATGTATTACCAGTACAACCCCACCGGAACGACTTGGGGGAACATGAGTTGGGGGCATGCCACGTCAACTGACCTGCTCCACTGGCAGGAAAAGCCGGTGGCGATCCCCCAAACATTAAACAGCTCCGGGCAGTCCGTGGAGGACATCTTTTCCGGTTCCGTTGTTGTAGACGCGCAAAACACCAGCGGCTTCGGGACTCTTCAGAATCCGCCCCTGGTTGCCGTTTACACAAGTAACTTCACTGGCGGCCATCCGACGTTTCCCGGCAAGCAGGCCCAGTCCCTCGCTTACAGCACCGACGACGGTCAGACCTGGACTAAATACACCGGAAACCCCGTCCTGAACAGGAACACCAGCGATTTCCGTGACCCCAAGGTGTTCTGGTACCAGGGACCAGCCGGGTCCTATTGGGTGATGTCCGCCGTGGAAGCCAACGAACACCGGGTTCTCTTCTACAAGAGCAACGACCTCAAAAACTGGGATTATCTGGATGACTTCAAGCCCGCTAATGCAACGGGCGGGCAATGGGAATGCCCGGATCTGTTCCCCCTCGCCGTGGACGGGGACCCTAACAACATCAAATGGGTGCTCGTGGTGAACATCAATCCGGGAGCGGTCGCTGGGGGAAGCGGCGGACAATACTTTGTCGGTTCCTTCAATGGCACAACCTTCACCTCCGAAACCACCGACGCCGCTGACGTGCCACCACCCGGCACCCCGGTCGCAGGCTTCAACGCAGGCAGCTACAGCGGCTGGAACGTGCAGAACGATCCTTCCAACGCATCCGCGCCCTGGGGCAGCTCCCCTGCCACCGGCACCCTGGCCGGACAGCAGGAAGTCACCGGGTTCATTGGGGCCGGCCTGGTTAACGGGTTCCATGCCGGCGACTCCCCCGTAGGCGCGATGGAATCGGCGACGTTCACTGTGCCCAAGGACTACATCAATTTCCTGACCGGCGGTGGAAATCACCCGCAAAAGCCCGGCGAGCAATCAGGCAACCAAGCCCCTCCGGGATACCTGCTGTTCGACGGATTCGACTATCCCGGAACACTTACAAACGCCGGATGGCAACTTACCGGTGACTTCGAGGCAGCCAGAAACCCCTCAACCGCAGGCGGTGAATTCGCCATCGGAAAACGCATCAACACCTTTGAGGGCGGCGCAAAGGCAGATAACAACGTCGGAACCATCACATCACCAGAGTTCTACCTGACCAATAACAACATCGCCTTCCTATTAGGCGGCGGCAACCGGCCCGACGGGCAGCTCCAAGTGGAACTGCTCGTCAACGGAGTCCCAGTGCGTACCACCACCGGAACAAATTCAGGTGACCTGAACTGGAAAAACTGGGATGTATCGCAGTACTTCGGTCAAGTTGCCCGCATTCGAATCGTAGACAACGCCACGGGGCCGTGGGGCCACCTCACCTTGGACAACATGGTGCTGGGCTCGGAGCCGGCTAAACCCAGGAGCAGTGAAACCACCGTGAACCTCGTGGTCAACGGGCAGACGGTCCGCACCGCGACTGGCTCCGATTCGGAACACCTGGACTGGAAGAGTTGGGATGTAAGCGAGTTCCAGGGCAGCCAGGCGGCCATCAGGATCGTGGACAACAACCGCGGAGACTGGGGGCACATTCTGGCTGACGAGTTCGTCGCATCCGACATCACGCGGCAGGAACAGCACGACTGGCTGGACTGGGGCAGGGACTACTACGCCACTGTCTCCTTCAACAACGCCCCGGACGGCAAACGGATCATGCTGGGCTGGATGAACAACTGGGATTACGGACAGGCCACACCCACCACCACCTGGCGCGGCACCATGGCCCTGCCCAGGGAAGTGCTCCTCACCCAAACCCCGCAAGGGCCACGGCTCACACAGAAAGTGGTAGCTCAGGCAAACACGCTGAAGAACACTGCCGCGGCATACGCCACAACCCAGGCCCAGGACATCCAGCCGGGCACAAGCAGTCTGCCCATCTCTGGAGATGTCGTTCAAATTGATGCTGAGTTCTCCCCCGGAACCGCGTCCTCCTTCGGCCTGAAGGTACTGGGCAACGGAACTGAAGCAACGCGTATCGGCTACAAAAGTGAGAGCGGACGTGTGTTCATCGACAGGACAAACTCCGGAAATGAAGGCTTTCATCCGGCTTTTGCTTCGGTCGATGACGTCCCCGTGCAGCTCATCAACGACCGACTGCTCCTCCGGCTGTTTATCGACAGGGCGTCCGTCGAAGTTTTTGCCCAAAACGGCCTCGCAACTCTGACCGACCAAGTATTTCCAGCCGCAGGAGCAGATGACCTGTCCGTCTTTTCGGAAGGTGGAACGGCAAGACTCGAGAATCTCACGGTAACGCCCCTTAACAAGGCCATGTGGTGA
- a CDS encoding NosD domain-containing protein gives MTSVYDVTTWSVPGNPSATPYNDIGLIINSIIADVKSQQTSQASKPGAVVYIPPGDYSLKTRVNVDISFLTIRGSGHGFTSSSIRYNAGNTSSWHEINPGGSRIRVENTDGNTDAFRVFRTGDPRLSSIIFQNFCLDGVSFNSNQNSYVNGKTGIRFDSANDSCRIEGMGMVYLEHGLVVRDTDALSVSGNFLAECGSCIELTGSGQASKVTDNLIGAGYVGFSIFAEGHMGLLVAANNVFPRGKSSVHFKNCTRSSITANRFHAFYPGMVNFEDSCTENLLGSNHFLRQMEPFDPLKPYNNGLDDLFGLVHIVGSANTVTGNHFSYDVPSASVKPQGQKPTIVLVASGANNYIAVNNTVASVPVNTVVLDGSTTGTKILDSGTSAEFVQYTSSYSFRATP, from the coding sequence TTGACATCTGTTTATGACGTCACCACCTGGTCCGTTCCAGGAAACCCCTCAGCCACCCCCTACAACGACATCGGGCTCATCATCAACAGCATCATCGCCGATGTGAAGTCTCAACAAACCAGCCAAGCCTCAAAACCAGGCGCCGTCGTCTACATCCCGCCGGGCGACTATTCACTCAAGACCCGTGTGAATGTGGATATCAGCTTCCTGACCATACGCGGCTCCGGGCATGGATTCACTTCCAGCAGCATCCGATACAACGCAGGCAACACCTCCAGCTGGCATGAGATCAACCCCGGCGGCAGCCGCATCCGCGTAGAAAACACGGACGGCAATACCGACGCATTCCGCGTTTTCCGCACCGGAGACCCCAGGCTAAGCTCCATCATCTTCCAAAACTTCTGCCTCGATGGCGTGTCCTTTAACTCCAACCAAAACTCATATGTGAACGGAAAAACAGGCATCCGCTTTGATTCCGCCAACGACTCCTGCCGCATCGAAGGCATGGGCATGGTCTACCTCGAACACGGCCTCGTTGTGCGGGACACGGACGCCCTGAGCGTGAGCGGCAATTTCCTGGCCGAGTGCGGAAGCTGCATAGAACTGACAGGGTCCGGGCAAGCCTCAAAAGTCACGGACAACCTCATCGGCGCCGGCTACGTTGGCTTCTCGATCTTCGCGGAAGGTCACATGGGCCTGCTTGTAGCCGCCAACAACGTGTTCCCCCGGGGCAAGAGCAGCGTCCACTTCAAAAACTGCACCCGTTCATCCATCACCGCCAACCGGTTCCATGCCTTCTACCCGGGCATGGTGAATTTTGAAGACAGCTGCACCGAAAACCTGCTTGGCTCCAACCACTTCCTCCGGCAAATGGAACCGTTCGACCCCCTCAAGCCCTACAACAACGGACTGGACGACCTCTTTGGACTCGTTCACATCGTGGGCAGCGCCAACACAGTCACCGGAAACCACTTCTCCTACGACGTACCCTCGGCCTCAGTGAAGCCGCAGGGCCAAAAGCCCACCATCGTCCTGGTCGCCTCGGGTGCGAACAACTACATCGCAGTCAACAACACGGTCGCCTCCGTGCCCGTGAACACCGTGGTACTTGACGGCTCTACAACCGGAACCAAAATCCTGGACAGCGGCACATCGGCCGAGTTTGTCCAGTACACCAGCTCCTACTCGTTCCGGGCCACGCCCTAA
- a CDS encoding ABC transporter substrate-binding protein — MSTRKIINRLAIGGICTAVALGASACGAGGPATTSGSAGTSPVNVLVEAGGHAELTGVAEQCKKDAGVDVNFVELPYDGMFNRLSSEFSSGNVSFDVAALDSVWLPSFKDAVQPIDELFTDEAKKDIFPALVKEANVDGHFIGMPAWTNAEIILYRKDLFEDAKNKADFKAKYGYELAAPTTWKQYQDISEFFTKDGMYGTDVKGGVETEWLAHVLQAGSPMVLDGDKVVIDNAAHKEALDFYVSLVKSAPSGAAQVDWAAAQNLFNQGKTAMTRFWAHAYRQIPTDSAVAGKVGTAPMIGGSAGVGAVPGPWYLTVPKATKNTEAAKKFVKCAYDYNDKGIESSLGLASRISAFEKYQDKAGYESFGPLIETLNGKATATRPATEKWQQIVDTVLVPMLQKAVAGGDSTTLLADAKKQIEDLLK, encoded by the coding sequence ATGTCCACTCGTAAAATCATCAACAGGCTCGCCATCGGCGGCATCTGCACCGCCGTCGCCCTGGGCGCCTCGGCGTGCGGCGCAGGGGGCCCGGCGACCACGTCGGGAAGCGCCGGCACCAGCCCCGTCAACGTCCTGGTAGAGGCCGGCGGCCACGCCGAGCTTACCGGGGTCGCAGAACAGTGCAAGAAGGACGCCGGCGTTGACGTGAACTTCGTCGAACTGCCCTATGACGGCATGTTCAACCGGCTCTCCAGCGAATTTTCCTCCGGCAATGTCTCCTTCGACGTCGCCGCCCTGGATTCGGTCTGGCTGCCCAGCTTCAAGGACGCCGTCCAGCCCATCGACGAACTCTTCACGGACGAGGCCAAGAAAGACATCTTCCCGGCCCTGGTTAAGGAAGCCAATGTGGATGGGCACTTCATCGGCATGCCCGCGTGGACAAACGCCGAGATCATCCTGTACCGCAAGGACCTGTTCGAGGACGCCAAGAACAAGGCAGACTTCAAAGCCAAGTACGGCTACGAGCTGGCTGCCCCCACCACCTGGAAGCAGTACCAGGACATCTCCGAGTTCTTCACCAAGGACGGAATGTACGGCACGGACGTCAAGGGCGGCGTCGAAACCGAATGGCTCGCCCACGTCCTGCAGGCCGGCTCGCCCATGGTCCTGGACGGCGACAAGGTGGTCATCGACAACGCCGCCCACAAGGAAGCACTCGATTTCTACGTCAGCCTCGTCAAGTCAGCGCCCTCAGGCGCAGCACAGGTGGATTGGGCCGCCGCTCAAAACCTGTTCAACCAGGGAAAGACGGCCATGACCCGCTTCTGGGCCCACGCCTACCGCCAGATCCCCACGGACTCCGCGGTAGCCGGCAAGGTCGGAACCGCTCCCATGATAGGCGGAAGTGCCGGCGTCGGCGCCGTTCCCGGCCCCTGGTACCTTACGGTCCCGAAGGCCACGAAGAACACCGAAGCGGCTAAGAAGTTCGTCAAGTGCGCCTACGACTACAACGACAAGGGCATCGAATCCAGCCTGGGCCTGGCTTCCCGTATCTCCGCGTTCGAGAAGTACCAGGACAAGGCAGGCTACGAAAGCTTCGGACCCCTGATCGAAACCCTTAACGGCAAGGCCACCGCCACCCGCCCGGCCACCGAGAAGTGGCAGCAGATCGTAGACACCGTCCTGGTCCCGATGCTGCAGAAGGCCGTAGCCGGCGGTGACTCCACCACCCTCCTTGCCGACGCCAAGAAGCAGATCGAGGACCTCCTCAAGTAA
- a CDS encoding carbohydrate ABC transporter permease, whose translation MRISDRRFALFLMTPAALFLAVFVAFPLFRLVADSFFKISPIAGGPRDFVGLDNYFRAFASDAFMGAGWRTLAYTLVVVTLEFALGLGMALLFTTLGRSSQIWRTVFMYPLMIAPIVAGLLWKFLMIDNFGLIGTLLHQAGILSNPNQIGWLSDPNIVLYSVAVPDIWLTTSFMCLVLFAGLQNIPGDLIEAARLDGARAPALLFRIILPLLRPVIAVALVVRGIDAARAFDTILIQTNGGPQSASETMSLLIYRTMIRFGDPGLASAMGTLYLLAMLTVAFVAVSTIWRPGKDN comes from the coding sequence GTGCGTATCTCCGATCGCCGCTTCGCATTGTTCCTAATGACACCAGCGGCGCTGTTCCTGGCAGTGTTTGTCGCCTTCCCCCTGTTCCGCCTCGTCGCGGACAGCTTCTTTAAGATCTCGCCGATCGCTGGCGGCCCCCGCGACTTCGTGGGCCTGGATAACTACTTCCGCGCTTTCGCCTCCGACGCCTTCATGGGCGCGGGCTGGCGGACCCTGGCCTACACCCTGGTCGTGGTCACCCTCGAATTCGCCCTGGGCCTGGGCATGGCGCTGCTGTTCACCACCCTCGGGCGCAGCTCCCAAATCTGGCGGACCGTGTTCATGTACCCGCTGATGATCGCCCCCATCGTGGCAGGCCTCCTCTGGAAATTCCTGATGATTGATAACTTCGGCCTCATCGGGACTCTCCTGCACCAGGCCGGCATTTTGTCCAACCCCAACCAGATCGGCTGGCTCTCCGATCCAAACATCGTGCTCTACTCCGTCGCCGTCCCAGACATCTGGCTGACCACGTCGTTCATGTGCCTGGTGCTCTTCGCAGGACTGCAGAACATCCCCGGGGACCTGATAGAAGCCGCACGTCTGGACGGTGCACGCGCGCCTGCCCTGCTGTTTCGCATCATCCTGCCCCTCCTGCGGCCCGTCATCGCCGTGGCCCTGGTGGTCCGCGGCATTGACGCAGCCCGGGCGTTCGACACCATCCTCATCCAAACCAATGGCGGTCCGCAGTCCGCCTCGGAAACCATGAGCCTGCTGATTTACAGGACCATGATCCGCTTTGGTGACCCCGGGCTGGCAAGCGCCATGGGCACCCTCTACCTGCTGGCCATGCTCACCGTCGCGTTCGTCGCGGTGTCCACCATCTGGCGGCCAGGAAAGGACAACTGA
- a CDS encoding carbohydrate ABC transporter permease — translation MHVAERIEHDGGTPAKAATAPSAPAAVIPLRKRRGVNREGLEAGRRSTRTLLWILLAAAMVLYGFPFLYLLFTSFKTPIDTIAVPPTILPREWTLENYTNALGRSGVLASFINSVQTAIISTVLSLVLAVPAAYGITRYKTLSGRIFIMAALVTRMVPPVAIGIPLASMMASMGLSDTPIALSIAHTTISLPLSIWLMASFFEAVPGDLEEAATVDGCSRLGALWRVVIPVVSGGIAVTAIFAFLASWNEFLFALLMTAIRSQTTPVVIANFQTQFGLDWGSMTALAAVYSIPVILLTLLLQRKIVAGMTLGAVKG, via the coding sequence ATGCACGTCGCCGAAAGAATTGAGCACGACGGCGGGACCCCGGCCAAGGCGGCCACGGCACCTTCAGCGCCGGCCGCCGTCATCCCCCTGCGCAAGCGCCGCGGCGTCAACCGGGAAGGGCTCGAAGCCGGCCGGCGCAGCACCAGGACTCTGCTGTGGATCCTCCTCGCCGCAGCGATGGTGCTCTACGGGTTCCCCTTCCTGTACCTGCTCTTCACCTCCTTCAAGACCCCCATCGATACCATCGCGGTACCCCCGACCATCCTCCCCAGGGAATGGACGCTGGAGAACTACACCAACGCACTGGGCCGCAGCGGAGTCCTGGCTTCCTTCATTAACAGCGTCCAAACGGCCATTATCAGCACCGTGCTTTCGCTGGTGCTGGCGGTCCCGGCCGCCTACGGCATCACCCGGTACAAGACCCTCAGCGGCCGGATCTTCATCATGGCCGCCCTCGTCACCCGCATGGTGCCGCCCGTGGCAATCGGCATCCCGCTGGCCTCGATGATGGCATCTATGGGCTTGTCGGATACTCCGATCGCGCTGTCCATCGCCCACACCACGATCTCGCTGCCGCTCTCCATCTGGCTAATGGCCAGCTTCTTCGAAGCGGTTCCGGGTGACCTAGAGGAAGCAGCAACTGTGGATGGCTGCAGCAGGCTGGGCGCGCTGTGGCGGGTGGTGATCCCGGTGGTCTCCGGAGGCATCGCCGTCACCGCGATCTTCGCCTTCCTGGCCTCCTGGAACGAGTTCCTCTTCGCACTCCTGATGACAGCGATCCGCTCCCAGACAACGCCCGTGGTCATCGCGAACTTCCAGACCCAATTCGGCCTGGACTGGGGATCCATGACGGCGCTGGCCGCCGTGTACTCCATCCCGGTCATCCTCCTCACCCTTCTCTTGCAGCGCAAGATCGTCGCAGGCATGACGCTCGGCGCCGTCAAGGGCTAG